The genomic interval GGACAAAGCACAGATCCCTTTGCCGCTTCCCTCTATAACATTGGAGAGCTAATCACGACAAAAGTTAACACAGAAGTAATCAGTCAAATTGCAGCTCATACAGGGTCAATTTACCTTGATGCGTATACAAAATTTACTGGTAATCAGGTAAATTATATTATACAAGGTGATTTTCATCCTACTAAAGCCGGGCATGAAGCACTTGCACTACTTGCAACGAAAGAATTACCATCCTTACAACCACTTAAGTAAATGACAATTGATGAACCTATCTTATCCACTAAGGATGAGACTTCACGTCCTGCTCTTGTCATACTTCCTAAAAATACGGATATTGTCGAATTTAAATGGTTACCATGAGCAAAAACCATTGCAGTTTTTGCTACAGCAGGGACTAAAGTGACCGGAAATTCATTTGAGATCGCTGAAAATGGAATATATACAATCTATGCAAAAACCGCTACAGGCAGTGAAGCAGTTGGTTCATTTGAAATTAAGATCGATTAGTCTTGTTATGTATTTGATTAGCTATCGATTAACGTTCGTTATAAAAACCCCATCCGTTTGATGGGGTTTTTTTCGTAATGAAGAGTACATTTTAGTTTGTTGCTTCTTTCCCAACCGACGATTCCCCTTTATGGAATCCTCCTTTATGTCCCCCAAAGTGAAAGCCCTTGTCTCCATCAAATGGAAAAAGCTTCTTGTCCTTTGCTTCATCAGCATAATTTGTAAAAATCTCTTCCATAATATCATGTGTTGATTTACCCTTCGTATCAATTCCTAGTTTATCAGCCGTCCGAAAGAGTTTTTTGACATTCACTTCTCTTGCAAGTTCCATAAGCTCTTTTCCATCTGTGTTAATTCCTAAATCCTTTGCATCTTTATAAATACTTGCTTTTAAGACTTCTTTAGCTAGATCATCTATCTCCTTCCCCTCTGTATCAATACCTAGTTCCTTTGCTTTATTTTTAATGAGAGCTACTCTTACTTCTTCTGCTAGCTCATCCACTTCTTTCCCTTCTGATTTTATACCTAGTTCCTTCGCCTTGTTTTTAACAACTGTTTCCCTTACTTCTTTAGCTAGTTCTTTTATGTCTTTTCCTTCTGTTTTAATCCCCAGTTCCTCTGCTTCTTTTTTAAGGTGTATTTTGCGAACCTCTTTTGCTAATTCTTTTGCATCTTTACCCTCTGTTTCAATCCCTAACTTTTCTGCTTGTCTTTGAATAAACTCAATATGTTCTTCAGGATCTCCGTGTGGATGTCCTTTATCTTCTAATGAAATCTCTTCTTTCACATTCGCGATTGTCTCTTTCATAGACATTTCTGCAAAAGCTGGATTCGCACCTACAGCGAATATTGTAAAAATTCCCGATAGAACATATATAAATGTTTGATTCTTCATCTTTCACCCTCCAAAATTATAGTAGTTGTTTATGTAATCAATTTACTTTGTAGGATATTCTCCTCATTCACCACCACCAATTTAGGTTACCTGCACGTGAATAGTTTCTCCATTAATTATGAACAAACTATTACCAAACTATTTCATTTTTTAAAAATTTTTGCGAAGAAAGATTGATGAATGTTAATTGATAAAATAATTTTTACAGTTAGAATGGTCATTATTTTTAAATAGGTGAATATCATGATGTTTGAAAGGGGATGAAAAAAGTGACATACGAAAACGTTGATTCTAATAATGAATTCGATTATTCGCGCAATTTACATGAAAAATGCAAAAAATATTTGCATCATCACGTTCTTTTAACAATGAACGATGGAAAGACTTATGATGGAATCATCGAAGAGGTTGAGGGGGATCGACTTACAGTATTAGTTGGTGAAGATGCTAGAGACGACGAGGTAGATGATCGACAATTTTATGGTGGTTATGGCCCACGTAGATTTAGACGCTTTAGACGTCAATTTTTCCCATTAGCTGCTTTAACCGCTTTAGCATTATTACCTTACGCATACCCTTACCCTTATCCTTATCCTTACTACCCGCCATATTATCCATATTATCCATATTATTAAATTAATTATTTTTAAAAAAAGAGTCTGCACGACTGGCAAATGAGCAACAATTGAAACAAAGGGAGTTCAATTATGTAACAAATTGAACTCCCTCTTAAAATTATTTGAATTTTTTGATATCTTTAGACCCGAACAAAAAAATCATGCCGGTTCATTTTGTGAAAATTGACTTTTATATAAATCTGAGTAGAATCCACCTTGTGCAAGTAACTCTTCATGTGTTCCTTTTTCAATGATATCTCCTTGATCCATCACTAGAATCAGATCAGCATCGCGAATCGTTGATAATCGATGTGCAATAACAAAACTTGTTCGACCTTCCAATAACTTTGTCATTGCTTTTTGAATTTTCATTTCTGTTCGAGTATCTACACTGCTTGTTGCTTCATCAAGAAGCAGGATTTTCGGTTTAGCAATAATGGCTCTCGCTATCGTCAGAAGCTGACGCTGCCCTTGCGAAATATTTGTTGCATCTTCTCCTAAAACCGTGTCATATCCATCCGGAAGCGTCCGGATAAAATCATCGGCATATGCATTTCTTGCAGCTTCCTCGATTTCATCATTCGTTGCATCCTCTTGACCATATGCGATATTTTCTCGAATTGTACCATTAAACAGCCATGTATCCTGTAGAACCATCGCGTACAAACTACGAACTTGTTCCTTACTCATGTCTGTTAAAGGTACACCATCAATTTTTATAGCACCGTTATTCAACTCATAAAATCTCATTAATAGATTCACAATGGTCGTTTTCCCCGCACCAGTAGGTCCAACAATTGCAACAGTTTGGCCTTCTTTTACTTCAAGACTGACATCATTTATAATCGGCTGATCTTTTTCATAGCCAAACCGGACATGATCGAAGACGACATGGCCGCGAAGCGCATGAATGTCAATAGGTGCTGCCTCTTCCTGTTTTTCTTCTTCTTCATCTAATAAATGAAAAACACGTTCAGCAGAAGCAAGTGCGACTTGAATCATGTTCGCAATACCTGCTGCTTGTGCTAATGGATGTGATATTTGTTGTGTATATTGAATAAACGCTTGAACGTCACCGACGCGAATATTTCCATTTAAAACAAGAAGTCCACCAGAGATTGAAACGATGATAAACCCTAGATTTCCGACAAAACCCATTAGAGGCATCATCAGACCTGAGATGAATTGAGCCTTCCAG from Metabacillus sediminilitoris carries:
- a CDS encoding ABC transporter ATP-binding protein yields the protein MSEKNRSGGPPMRGGMHHGPRPGMVVEKPKDFKKTFKRLVGYLKPWKNRMILVVITAILSTLFSVVSPKLLGDATSSIFASFTTRTSIDFAFIGNLLLLLVGLYFISSLFAYVQQYVMAGVSQRTVAQLRKEVNEKLSRMPLSFFDKHSHGDLLSRAVNDIDSINQSLQQALTQIINSVISILGIIIMMLVISPLLTLVVLITIPLSIFVAQFVTKFSQKHFVKQQMELGNINGHIEEMFTGHQVIKAFGHEKKSIAEFEEINARLYYSSWKAQFISGLMMPLMGFVGNLGFIIVSISGGLLVLNGNIRVGDVQAFIQYTQQISHPLAQAAGIANMIQVALASAERVFHLLDEEEEKQEEAAPIDIHALRGHVVFDHVRFGYEKDQPIINDVSLEVKEGQTVAIVGPTGAGKTTIVNLLMRFYELNNGAIKIDGVPLTDMSKEQVRSLYAMVLQDTWLFNGTIRENIAYGQEDATNDEIEEAARNAYADDFIRTLPDGYDTVLGEDATNISQGQRQLLTIARAIIAKPKILLLDEATSSVDTRTEMKIQKAMTKLLEGRTSFVIAHRLSTIRDADLILVMDQGDIIEKGTHEELLAQGGFYSDLYKSQFSQNEPA